The genomic region caccagcctcccttgtccttcatcatttccaggagtttgctcaattcATATCCAGCTCCAGCCCCGCACGGCTTAAACTCAGCCTCCCAAACTGATCCAGtgctccaggctctgctccaAGGACCCAGTATGTCTTGGGTCACCCTCTTCTGTAGGAGACTGGGCGCTGAGTTCACATCCTCCCAAAAAGACCTCTGCAACCCCAGAGTGTGGGGAGTCAGCCCGGCCTCTAACTGAGGGTGGAGAGAATCAGTTTTCAGATGAAAACAAAAGGAGCTGGGAGTTATACGTAGGTTTTGTGAGAAAAGGTAGGGGATGGggataaattaaaagacacttactctttggaaggaaagttatgaccaacctagatagcatattcaaaagcagagacattactttgccaacaaaggtccgtctagtcaaggctatggtttttccagtggtcatgtatggttgtgagagttggactgtgaagaaagctgagcaccgaagaattgatgcttttgaactgtggtgttggagaagactcttgagagtcccttggactgcaaagagatccaacccatccattttaaaggagatcagtcctgggtgttcattggaaggactgatgctgaagctgaaactccaatactttggccacctcatgcgaagagttgactcattggaaaagactctgatgctgggagggattgggggcaggaggagaaggggacgacagaggatgagatggctggatggcatcactgactcgatggacgtgagtctgagtgaactccgggagttggtgatggacagagaggcctggcatgctgcgattcatggggtcacaaagagtcagacacgactgagcaactgaactgaactgaactgactggggaTATTGCATCCATGCCCAGAAGCACTGAAATACCTTTTCCTGATTGGTGTTctaacaatagtaaagattactCTTATGTAGGGTTTATGATATGTGGACCACTGACCTCAGTCTCCTGTATACTCTTAATCCTTTGGGGGTTTCTCCTCTGTAGATATGGGGGTGACTGTAAGAGACTTGAGTATCCATGGATTTTAGTATCCACAAAGGATGACAGTATagtgatttttattaaattaccTTGGGGTTTGTTACATCTGGCAATTTGGTGAAGCTAGCTCTGTTATTCATCATTTGCAGCAACTTTTTAAATAGTGATAAAACATAACATAAAACGTGCCATCTTAacacttttaagtgtacagttcagtagtgttaagtatgcTTACACTGTTGGACAATCACTCTTCTGAATACTTTTCTTCTCATAAACGTAAAGCTATGACCCATTAAACAGTAAATCCCCATGTCCACCTCACCTCAGCCCCTGGAAGCCaccttctactttctgtctctgtgaatttgactgttTTAGGTATTTCAcagaagtggaatcatacagtgtttgtcttttcatGACTGGCTTATGACACTTGGTATAATTTCTCAGGATTCTTCCATGTTGtaccatgtgtcagaatttctctGTCTTTAAAACTGAATAATTTTCCATGCACCTTTAGATCACATTGTATTTACCCATTCCTTTGTGGATGAACATTTGCTttgcttccatcttttggctactatgaataatgctgctatgagcatggGTGTACAAATTTCTCCTTGAGATTCTGTTTTAAGTTCTTTTGGGCGcacacccagaagtggaattgctggatcatattgtagttttatttttaatttttggagggaCCACTGTAATTTATCTATAGCAGCTGcaacattttacattcttactaACAGTGCAAAAGTGTTCATCAGCAGCATTTgagcaagaagaaaacagagattcaGGACAGTGAATGACTTCTTCAGGGTCATAGGGGTGGTGATGGAGCCAAGATTTTAATCATAGTTTCCTGGGTTTTTCCCCTTGCTCTTAACTAAAATGTTAAATGTGACTTTGGCATATCCAGTGTGGAAGCCTCCTGATAGGGACTTGTAATCTCTGGGTCAGCCTAGCCATGCAGAGCAGTGTAGTGAGGAGACATTTCATGCCCTCAAAGGAGCAGGAAACAGAATCCTGTCATTTCTGATTCAGAATGAAGGTTagttcccctctccctccaggcAGGTGGGAGACCACTCTGGTTTGATACTTTTACTGAGCTGGACTAGAACCTGTCCCTCCCCACAAATTTCTTCTCATTCTGCCCCAAATCAGAGTTCTTATTCCTCATCATTCTGTGAGTAATGAAACAGAAAGCTACCAGGTTTCAGGATCTTTGGGGTAGGAATCTGAGCTCTCTGACCACCAAGCCCCTAAAAGAAGCACTTCAAACATgctgaggaaaggaaggaataatAATGACAGTAATTTTCCCTGTTTTATACAGGAAAGGAAGGCAAACAGTGTCATGTATCTTGTACAAATCAGACAAGCTAATATGTAGCAGAGCTGCATTTGAATCaggagatttcagttcagttcagttcagtcgctcagtcatgtccaactctttgcgaccccatgaatcgcagcacgccaggcctccctatccatcaccatctcccagagtttactcagactcatgtccatcgagttggtgatgccatccagccatctcatcctctgtcgtccccttttcctcctgcccccaatccctcccagcatcagagtcttttccaatgagtcaactcttcacatgaggtgtacTTGGTtagctttaatttaaaaatcagcattATTATCCATTCAACTCATATCaactaagcacctactgtgtgccaggctctgcgaTAGAAGCTTTCGCTTCAGTAGGGGCAGAAGACTTTTCTTTCAAGGTTCTTTAACTGGCATAGTAATTAaactgacatgagacagattagcAAATAtaacttgctttttcatttttgttgttgttcagtcgctaagtcgtgtctaattctgtgaccccagggactgcagcatgccagtcctccctgcccttcactatctcccagaccttgctcaaattcatctccattgagtcagtgatgccatccaaccatctaatcctctgtcacccctttctcctctagctctcaaactttcccagcatcagcatctatATATATACTGGACACTATAAAAACTATGAGGCTCAAAGACAGGTAATTGAGGCTTCTGTGCTACCATGAGCTAAGGAATATAGGGTAGGTTTCTGGGTCTTCAAATGGGAGGAGGCAACCCACAGGAAGGTGGGAAGAGCAAATGCTTGGGAAACAAGTGTTTCCCACTCCATGCAGACAACTATTTCTGAAATAGTCTCAATAGCAATAGTGTCTTCCTGATATACACACCCTATCTAAATTATCTGAGCCATGAAGGGACAGGCAGAGTTTTTCTTGAGGCTGCTAAGTCTTAACTGCCTTCAGCTTAACACAATCCATGTGCCAAAGTGACACATTTTAGAGAAACAATTTCTACTCCCCATATCTTTAAGCAATACTTCAAGTAACTTTTGGAGCATATTAAAAGTCTTATTTATGTTTAAGAAAGCAAAACTCGAAGATGAACTTGCGCAATGAGTCTTTTTACAACCAATTCCCCATAGCTCTGTTGCTCCATGGAACTGGATGCCAAGAGTGGACAGGCAATCTTGACGACTTTGTGTCTTGTTTTCTCAGCAGATCATGGTCTCCTCAACTCCATCTAGGATGCTGTGTCAGGATGTTCACCAATTTGGTCAGAAGCTAGTCCGCAGGAGGCCATTGGAACCCAGAGCACGGGCTGAGAGTCACCTGTCTCGTTGTCTGAACACTCTTGACCTGGTGGCCTTGGGTGTGGGCAGCACTCTGGGGGCTGGAGTGTACATCCTGGTTGGAGAGGTGGCCAAGAACAAACTGGACCAGCTAGCATCATCTGCTTCTTGGTGGCCACCCTGACTACTGTATTGCCTGGACTCTGCTATGCTGAGTTGGGGGCCCGGGTACCAAGCACTGGTTCTGTATATCTCTACAGCTACATCACCATGGAACAGCTGTGTGCCTTCATCATTGGCTGGAACCTCATACTGTCCTTGTTCATTGGTGAGATGATGGAGTGGGAGAAAGCTGTGGGGTTTAAGATCAGGAAACTAGGAGGAGGGATTACATGACAAAGTGCTCACTCATTCATGAGCACTTTGTCACTATCCCACGGGTAGGAAGTGGGTATTAGTAGCAGGAAAAAGCCACAATTTCATCTTACCCAGCCCTCTCCTGCTTTCCTTAAATTATGGGACTAAGAATCTTGAAGGAAAAGGACTTGTAGGTAGTGGGTGAGAGGGAGGCATGTCCCACAGGCTCCTCCCCTCACCACATTGAAGCCTTTGTTTGGTTTTTGCCTTCGTGGGATTTTCCTTTATTGCTAGATTTAAATTGCAACCCTCATCTCCCAGCTCTCCTGGTTCAACTTCCCTGTTATATTTTCTGGCCCAACATTAACTTCCTCTTTACATATtaacttggagaaagaaatagccactcactccaatattcttgcctggataatcccatggacagaggaacctggtgtgctacactccatggggtggcaaagagttggacatgacttaggtaTCTATCGAGCAAGCACAAcatttcctcttgagaaatctgtatgcaggtcaggaagcaacagttagaactggacatggaaaaacagactggttccaaataaggaaatgagtacatcaaggctgtatattgtcatcctgcttatttaacttatatgcagagtacatcatgagaaaccctgggctggaagaagcacaagctggaatcaagattgctgggagacatatcaataacctcagatatgcagatgacaccacccttatggcagaaggtgaaaaaagaactaaagagtgatgaaaatgaaagaggagagtgcaaaaagctcaacattcagaaaactaagatcatggcatctggtccaatcacttcatggcaatagatggggaagcaatggaaacagtgtcagactttatttttggaactccaaaatcactgcagatagtgattgcagccatgaaattaaaagacacttactccttggaaggacagttatgaccaacctagacagcatattaaaaagcagagacattattttgccaacaaaggtccgtctagtcaaggctatggcttttccagtggtcatgtatggatgtgagagttggatatactaacgcatatatatggaatttagaaagatggtaacgataaccctgtatacgagacagcaaaagagacactgatgtatagaacaggcttatggactctgtgggagagggagagggtgggaagaaaaaatatatatatatatactacaataTATGAACAGTCAAACTGTGATGCATCCATATTATGGAAAACACAGCAATAAAACCTTGAATACACACACTAGAAGGGGTCTCAAGGGCATCATGCTGAGCGAAAAAAGTCAATCTTAAAACCTCAcattctgtatgatttcatttgtcctcaaaatgacaaaattatactGGTataaaacagtacagaggttaaATGTTATCTGTCAGAGGTTAGAGAGAGTTTGTTGAGGGATGGGGCTAACCCAAGGAAGATCTTCACAGTGATGaagtattcccatatcttgagtAGATTAATGGTTACAGAAATCTGCTCAGGAAAAAatgacatacatatacacacactgagTCAATGTCAATTTCCTAGTCTTAATATAGTGCTATAATTATGCAAGATGTGGCCACTGAAAGTACATGGGGATTCCTCTGCACTGTTTACAGCTTCctatgaatctataattatttcaaaataaaaaatttaaaaaaattttaaaggagaaagtGTCCTAAAAAGCACACAGCATTTGTagcatatgcatatatttaaaaataaataaaataccaagctaaaaaaaaaaaaaaagaaagctgagtgccgaagaattgatgcttttgaactgtggtgttggagaagactcttgagagtcccttggactgcaaggagatccaacccgtccattctaaaggaaatcagacctgaatattcattggaaggactgatgttgaagctgaaactccaatactttgttgtgaagaactgactcatttgaaaagaccctgatgctgggaaagattgaaggcaggaggagaagggaacagaagatgagatgttggatggcatcaccgactcaatggacatagagtttgggtaaactccgggagttggtgatggatagggaggcctggtgtgctgtggttcatgggatcacaaagagtcagacacaactgagcgactgaactgaattgaactgaagcacAACATGTTAACTAGTTGATCCATTTTGTGAATCATCTGGGTCTACTCTCCCCACTCTTGAAAAGAAACTCTGAGATTTGGTATTTTGTATACTTTTTCCCTCAAAATACATCCCATGGTGCAAACTGAAGGTTCAACTTATATCTGTCAATGAATGTTCACGCTTCTACCACTGCAGGCACCGCAGTGTTTCCAGGGCCTGGAGCTATGCCTTTGACAGCCTCACTGGGAAGAACCACATCTCTCAGGCATTACAGAGGGTTTTCTCTCAGTATATGCCTGCCTACCTGGCCACGTACCCAGACTTTTTGGCACTGGCCCTGGTGCTGCTGCTTATGGGTGAGACGGGGTCAGAGATAGGATGAGAAGAGCGGGATGTGGGATGGGGGGAACTGGGAACTTGGCTGCAGAAGGCTTGGGGCTCCAGACTAGTGGGGGAATTAGGACTGGAATGAAGGGTCTGAgataagagaggaaggaagacacAACACAGACTGTTGTTTCCCAGTGTTGGCATTATCAGCAATTTGGGCTGGATCATTCTTTGGTGGGAGGGAGCTGTCCTGATCATTTTAgggtttgtttttaatcattgtCAGATTTTGAATAGCATCCCTGCCCTTTGCTCACAGGATAATAATGACCCCCACAAACTGCAACAATCAGAATGTCTctggacattgccaaatgtctctTGGGAAACAAAATCACCCCCACCTGGCAATCTTTTACTTAGACTTGCAAATTCCTTTCTTGTCCTGAGACTGAAGATGTTTGTTTGAAAttcacacaaaataaaatgaaccatTTTACTATATTCCCCCAGATGTATTGAGCTATTGACGTAcgatattatataattttaagatgTAGAAAGAGATGATTTGATTGATGTGTTTGTTGTGAGATGATGGCCACAGTAAGAAATTAACCATCTGAAAGTGCACAACTCAGTGGCACTTACCAtgttcacaatgttgtacaaccgTCATCTCCCTCTGGTCCAAGCATTTTCATCACAACAGAAGGAAACCCCGTAACCACTGAGCAGTCTCTGTCCATCTCCCACCTACACAAACTCAAGCCTCTGAAAATTACTAGTTTTCTTTCCGTGTCTATGGATTTGGTTACTTTGGATGTTTCATAGTCCATCTTTCCACAGGAGTACTGATTCTGGGAGCTCGTCAGTCAGCCCTGGTTACTAAACTGTTCACAGGCATCAACATTTCAGTTCTCATCTTCATCATCGTCTCTGACTTCATTAAGGGAGACCTGCACAACTGGAACCTCACAGAACAGGACTACAGATCAAACACATCTGGATGCAATGACACCTATAGGTTAGGAGGGTCCTCTTGTCCATAGTAATGCTTGTAGGGGTACACAGGGCTGAGACTATGATGGGGACTAAAGAGACCTGGGATAACAGATCCAGTGAAGGGGGACCTGGAGCCCAGGACTTAGTATTAACTAAGTAtccttattattattaatactaataATCCTTAGTATTAACTAAGGATTCCAGTACAGATGGCTGACACACCTCAACTAAATTTTTTCCTCATTCCTTCTCTCACCATAGGTTGGGACCCCTGGGTTCTGGAGGGTTTCTGCCTTTTGGCTTTGAAGGGATTCTCCATGGAGCAGCAAcatgtgtctctgcttttcttggtTTTGACAGCATTGCCACTACAGGTAACAAGGTCACTGTGTGTCCCATGAGGGATGTGGGTACAGTGTGGGCTGCCCTTGGGCACAGGGGCTAGTAGTAGGTCAGTCAGCTTTTGGAGATGCAAGAAGatattgattttttgttttcaccCCGGTGCTTTTACTGACCTCCACCACTGTTGCAGGGGGAGGAGCCCTAAATCCCCTTTGTTCCATCCCCTTGAGCATCATGATCATGATCTTCATCTGCTTTCTGGCGTACTACTCTGGTGTCTCAGCAGTGCTCACCCTCATGGTGCCCTACTACCTGATTCACCCTGTGAGCCCCTTGCCGCAGGCTTTTGTCCATGTTGGGTGGGACCCTGCCAGATATGTTGTGGCTGTTGGCACCCTCTGTGCTCTTTCATCCAAGTCACTGCCAAATTAAAAAGTATCTTAGCCCTAAGGATTGAGAGACAAGAGGGAAAGGCATGAAGACTAGGGAACAGTGTCCACGTCCTCAcatgtgtttccattttctcttctagCCTAGTGGGTGTCTTGTTCCCTATGCCTCCTGCGATCTACTCAACGGCAGATGACGGGCTCCTTTTCCGGGACTTGCCCGGATCTACACCCACACCCGTACCACTGTCAAAACCACCTTGGTTTCTGGAATTCTTGCAGGTAAATAAGTAATgctcatttcttctttgatcaGTTTTCTTAGCTTGGATATTCCCACTGGTTTCTCACTCTTTCTTCACTGTGTTTTTGCCCCAATTTTAGCGGTCATGGCATTACTCTTTGAGCTCAG from Bos javanicus breed banteng chromosome 18, ARS-OSU_banteng_1.0, whole genome shotgun sequence harbors:
- the LOC133229910 gene encoding LOW QUALITY PROTEIN: cationic amino acid transporter 3-like (The sequence of the model RefSeq protein was modified relative to this genomic sequence to represent the inferred CDS: inserted 2 bases in 2 codons) codes for the protein MLCQDVHQFGQKLVRRRPLEPRARAESHLSRCLNTLDLVALGVGSTLGAGVYILVGEVAKNKXGPASIICFLVATLTTVLPGLCYAELGARVPSTGSVYLYSYITMEQLCAFIIGWNLILSLFIGERSVSRAWSYAFDSLTGKNHISQALQRVFSQYMPAYLATYPDFLALALVLLLMGVLILGARQSALVTKLFTGINISVLIFIIVSDFIKGDLHNWNLTEQDYRSNTSGCNDTYRLGPLGSGGFLPFGFEGILHGAATCVSAFLGFDSIATTGGGALNPLCSIPLSIMIMIFICFLAYYSGVSAVLTLMVPYYLIHPVSPLPQAFVHVGWDPARYVVAVGTLCALSSNLVGVLFPMPPAIYSTADDGLLFRXLARIYTHTRTTVKTTLVSGILAAVMALLFELSDLVELSSIGTLLAYIVVAFSVLVLRYQPDQNVSKNEKAKNEIEICECDMSSLDPVPEAGTSWILKRLCDPIHTPTHIQKSGQIVYGCAFLLVLLLIILSLILAQWPSQVFSGDPVLTTVAVLLLLLTTGVTVIIWRQPQDPSPLPFRVPALAVLPLVSIFMNVYLMMQMASGTWALFGVRNVIGSVTYLGYGIRHSLENNEPQPPASTTQNLDKNIPGAGSS